The Spirochaetota bacterium genome includes a region encoding these proteins:
- the hisF gene encoding imidazole glycerol phosphate synthase subunit HisF produces MLAKRIIPCLDVKDGRVVKGVNFVNLRDAGDPVENGKYYDEEGADELVFLDITASSDRREIILRMVKDVAETVNIPFTVGGGIRSVDDVRLILGNGADKVSINTAAVLNPEIISDCSNRFGSQCIVIAIDAKRNDKGSWDVYLHGGRTPTDVDVLQWAKRAYELGAGEILLTSMDKDGTRAGYDLELTQRVAESMPLPLIASGGVGTMEHLYEGLTIGKADAVLAASIFHFREISIQEVKEYLKGRQITIRTI; encoded by the coding sequence ATGCTTGCTAAACGAATAATTCCCTGCCTTGATGTCAAGGATGGGCGTGTAGTCAAAGGGGTAAACTTTGTAAATTTAAGGGATGCCGGCGACCCTGTGGAAAATGGCAAATATTATGATGAGGAGGGCGCTGACGAACTGGTGTTTCTCGATATTACCGCATCCTCGGACAGGAGGGAGATTATTCTAAGGATGGTAAAGGATGTAGCGGAAACCGTTAATATCCCCTTTACTGTTGGAGGGGGCATCAGGAGCGTTGATGATGTCCGCCTAATACTAGGGAACGGCGCTGATAAGGTTTCAATCAATACAGCGGCGGTGTTAAATCCTGAGATTATTAGCGATTGTTCAAATCGTTTTGGATCCCAGTGCATTGTGATCGCCATTGACGCGAAGAGAAACGACAAGGGTAGCTGGGACGTCTATCTTCATGGCGGAAGAACACCCACAGATGTTGATGTTCTTCAATGGGCCAAGAGGGCATACGAACTGGGCGCCGGGGAGATACTGTTAACCAGCATGGACAAGGATGGAACAAGGGCTGGGTATGACCTTGAACTGACGCAAAGGGTGGCAGAGTCAATGCCACTCCCCTTAATCGCTTCAGGGGGTGTTGGGACAATGGAACACTTGTATGAGGGACTCACTATCGGAAAGGCTGATGCGGTTTTGGCCGCGTCAATATTTCACTTCAGGGAAATATCCATTCAAGAGGTGAAGGAATACCTAAAAGGACGGCAAATCACCATCAGAACCATCTGA
- a CDS encoding response regulator — MKSQHDFPSLNQKQADGIRPGGKPYRVLVVEDKEFHRKQIAQILESEEYEIAATASNGKEALDMLDKNLKDIDLITTNLDMPILDGYALLYELGQKNLKLKTVFISDDTTKGVLEDLLGMGAAGFILKPINRDRILKRIKTILQKGE, encoded by the coding sequence ATGAAGAGTCAACATGATTTTCCAAGTTTGAATCAAAAGCAAGCTGATGGAATTCGGCCAGGCGGAAAACCATATAGGGTATTGGTAGTGGAGGATAAGGAATTTCACAGAAAGCAGATAGCGCAGATACTGGAGTCTGAGGAATATGAGATTGCCGCCACTGCCTCAAACGGCAAGGAGGCGCTTGATATGCTAGACAAGAATCTGAAGGATATTGATCTCATTACAACCAATCTGGATATGCCGATCCTTGATGGCTATGCCCTGCTCTATGAACTTGGGCAGAAGAATCTAAAGTTAAAGACCGTCTTTATCAGCGATGATACAACAAAGGGGGTTCTTGAAGATTTATTGGGGATGGGAGCGGCTGGCTTTATATTAAAGCCGATCAACAGGGATAGAATCCTAAAAAGAATAAAAACAATCCTGCAAAAAGGGGAGTAA